Proteins from a genomic interval of Callospermophilus lateralis isolate mCalLat2 chromosome 1, mCalLat2.hap1, whole genome shotgun sequence:
- the Colq gene encoding acetylcholinesterase collagenic tail peptide isoform X2: MTRPSFSLAHLLTLSGLLCYSACCLALPGLDQKKRGSHKACCLLTPPPPPLFPPPFFRGGRSPLLSPDMKNLLLELETTQSPCMQGSLGSPGPPGPQGPPGLPGKTGPKGEKGELGRPGRKGRPGPPGVPGMPGPVGWPGPEGPRGEKGDLGMMGLPGSRGPMGSKGYPGSRGEKGSRGERGDLGPKGEKGFPGFPGMLGQKGEMGPKGEPGIAGHRGPTGRPGKRGKQGQKGDSGVMGPPGKPGPSGQPGRPGPPGPPGPPSAGQLVMGPKGERGYPGPPGRCLCGPSVNVNNPSYGESMYGPSSLRVPVIFVVNNQEELERLNTQNAIAFRRDQRSLYFKDSLGWLPIQLTPFYPVDSTVDQRGTCGDGVLQPGEECDDGNQDVGDDCISCHRAYCGDGHRHEGVEDCDGSDFGYLTCETYLPGSYGDLRCTQYCYIDSTPCRYFT; encoded by the exons ATGACGCGCCCATCATTCAGCCTGGCTCATCTGCTCACCCTTTCGGGACTGCTGTGCTACTCAGCTTGCTGCCTGG CCCTTCCTGGCCTGGATCAGAAGAAGCGTGGCAGCCACAAAGCATGCTGCCTCCTGACACCCCCTCCGCCCCCACTGTTCCCACCACCCTTCTTCAGAGGGGGCCGAAGTCCG CTTCTCTCCCCAGACATGAAGAATCTCCTCCTGGAACTCGAGACCACACAGTCCCCATGCATGCAGGGCTCTCTCGGCTCCCCTGGACCCCCCGGCCCCCAG GGTCCACCCGGACTTCCTGGCAAGACAGGACCAAAGGGAGAAAAG GGGGAGCTTGGCCGACCAGGAAGGAAG GGTAGACCTGGCCCCCCAGGTGTTCCTGGCATGCCTGGACCTGTCGGCTGGCCTGGCCCGGAAGGACCCAGG GGTGAAAAAGGTGACCTGGGCATGATGGGCTTGCCAGGGTCAAGAGGACCAATGGGCTCCAAG GGCTACCCGGGATCCAGAGGGGAAAAG GGATCCAGAGGTGAAAGGGGTGACTTGGGTCCCAAAGGAGAAAAG GGTTTCCCAGGATTTCCTGGAATGTTGGGGCAAAAA GGTGAAATGGGTCCAAAGGGTGAACCTGGGATAGCAGGTCACCGAGGACCCACAGGAAGACCAGGGAAACGTGGCAAGCAG GGACAGAAGGGAGATAGTGGAGTTATGGGCCCACCTGGCAAGCCTGGGCCTTCTGGTCAACCTGGCCGTCCAGGCCCCCCGGGGCCTCCAGGCCCCCCATCTGCAG GACAACTTGTAATGGGACCCAAAGGGGAGCGAGGATATCCTGGGCCCCCAGGAAGATGTCTTTGTGGACCCTCTGTGAACGTGAATAACCCTTCCTACGGGGAATCCATGTATGGGCCCAGCTCCTTGCGAGTTCCTGTG ATTTTTGTGGTCAACAACCAGGAGGAACTCGAGAGGCTGAACACTCAGAACGCCATTGCCTTCCGCAGAGACCAGAGATCTCTGTACTTCAAGGACAGCCTTGGCTGGCTTCCCATCCAG CTGACCCCTTTCTACCCTGTGGATTCCACTGTAGACCAGCGTGGCACCTGTGGGGATGGGGTCCTGCAGCCTGGGGAGGAGTGTGACGACGGGAACCAGGACGTGGGTGACGACTGCATCA GTTGTCACCGGGCCTACTGTGGAGATGGTCACCGGCACGAGGGCGTGGAGGACTGTGACGGCTCCGACTTTGGCTACCTGACATGCGAGACCTATCTCCCTGG GTCATATGGAGACCTGCGGTGCACCCAGTACTGTTACATCGACTCCACACCCTGCCGCTACTTCACATGA
- the Colq gene encoding acetylcholinesterase collagenic tail peptide isoform X3 yields MVVLNPMALGIYLQLFFRSVLSQPTFINSVLPISAALPGLDQKKRGSHKACCLLTPPPPPLFPPPFFRGGRSPGPPGLPGKTGPKGEKGELGRPGRKGRPGPPGVPGMPGPVGWPGPEGPRGEKGDLGMMGLPGSRGPMGSKGYPGSRGEKGSRGERGDLGPKGEKGFPGFPGMLGQKGEMGPKGEPGIAGHRGPTGRPGKRGKQGQKGDSGVMGPPGKPGPSGQPGRPGPPGPPGPPSAGQLVMGPKGERGYPGPPGRCLCGPSVNVNNPSYGESMYGPSSLRVPVIFVVNNQEELERLNTQNAIAFRRDQRSLYFKDSLGWLPIQLTPFYPVDSTVDQRGTCGDGVLQPGEECDDGNQDVGDDCISCHRAYCGDGHRHEGVEDCDGSDFGYLTCETYLPGSYGDLRCTQYCYIDSTPCRYFT; encoded by the exons CCCTTCCTGGCCTGGATCAGAAGAAGCGTGGCAGCCACAAAGCATGCTGCCTCCTGACACCCCCTCCGCCCCCACTGTTCCCACCACCCTTCTTCAGAGGGGGCCGAAGTCCG GGTCCACCCGGACTTCCTGGCAAGACAGGACCAAAGGGAGAAAAG GGGGAGCTTGGCCGACCAGGAAGGAAG GGTAGACCTGGCCCCCCAGGTGTTCCTGGCATGCCTGGACCTGTCGGCTGGCCTGGCCCGGAAGGACCCAGG GGTGAAAAAGGTGACCTGGGCATGATGGGCTTGCCAGGGTCAAGAGGACCAATGGGCTCCAAG GGCTACCCGGGATCCAGAGGGGAAAAG GGATCCAGAGGTGAAAGGGGTGACTTGGGTCCCAAAGGAGAAAAG GGTTTCCCAGGATTTCCTGGAATGTTGGGGCAAAAA GGTGAAATGGGTCCAAAGGGTGAACCTGGGATAGCAGGTCACCGAGGACCCACAGGAAGACCAGGGAAACGTGGCAAGCAG GGACAGAAGGGAGATAGTGGAGTTATGGGCCCACCTGGCAAGCCTGGGCCTTCTGGTCAACCTGGCCGTCCAGGCCCCCCGGGGCCTCCAGGCCCCCCATCTGCAG GACAACTTGTAATGGGACCCAAAGGGGAGCGAGGATATCCTGGGCCCCCAGGAAGATGTCTTTGTGGACCCTCTGTGAACGTGAATAACCCTTCCTACGGGGAATCCATGTATGGGCCCAGCTCCTTGCGAGTTCCTGTG ATTTTTGTGGTCAACAACCAGGAGGAACTCGAGAGGCTGAACACTCAGAACGCCATTGCCTTCCGCAGAGACCAGAGATCTCTGTACTTCAAGGACAGCCTTGGCTGGCTTCCCATCCAG CTGACCCCTTTCTACCCTGTGGATTCCACTGTAGACCAGCGTGGCACCTGTGGGGATGGGGTCCTGCAGCCTGGGGAGGAGTGTGACGACGGGAACCAGGACGTGGGTGACGACTGCATCA GTTGTCACCGGGCCTACTGTGGAGATGGTCACCGGCACGAGGGCGTGGAGGACTGTGACGGCTCCGACTTTGGCTACCTGACATGCGAGACCTATCTCCCTGG GTCATATGGAGACCTGCGGTGCACCCAGTACTGTTACATCGACTCCACACCCTGCCGCTACTTCACATGA
- the Colq gene encoding acetylcholinesterase collagenic tail peptide isoform X1 has product MVVLNPMALGIYLQLFFRSVLSQPTFINSVLPISAALPGLDQKKRGSHKACCLLTPPPPPLFPPPFFRGGRSPLLSPDMKNLLLELETTQSPCMQGSLGSPGPPGPQGPPGLPGKTGPKGEKGELGRPGRKGRPGPPGVPGMPGPVGWPGPEGPRGEKGDLGMMGLPGSRGPMGSKGYPGSRGEKGSRGERGDLGPKGEKGFPGFPGMLGQKGEMGPKGEPGIAGHRGPTGRPGKRGKQGQKGDSGVMGPPGKPGPSGQPGRPGPPGPPGPPSAGQLVMGPKGERGYPGPPGRCLCGPSVNVNNPSYGESMYGPSSLRVPVIFVVNNQEELERLNTQNAIAFRRDQRSLYFKDSLGWLPIQLTPFYPVDSTVDQRGTCGDGVLQPGEECDDGNQDVGDDCISCHRAYCGDGHRHEGVEDCDGSDFGYLTCETYLPGSYGDLRCTQYCYIDSTPCRYFT; this is encoded by the exons CCCTTCCTGGCCTGGATCAGAAGAAGCGTGGCAGCCACAAAGCATGCTGCCTCCTGACACCCCCTCCGCCCCCACTGTTCCCACCACCCTTCTTCAGAGGGGGCCGAAGTCCG CTTCTCTCCCCAGACATGAAGAATCTCCTCCTGGAACTCGAGACCACACAGTCCCCATGCATGCAGGGCTCTCTCGGCTCCCCTGGACCCCCCGGCCCCCAG GGTCCACCCGGACTTCCTGGCAAGACAGGACCAAAGGGAGAAAAG GGGGAGCTTGGCCGACCAGGAAGGAAG GGTAGACCTGGCCCCCCAGGTGTTCCTGGCATGCCTGGACCTGTCGGCTGGCCTGGCCCGGAAGGACCCAGG GGTGAAAAAGGTGACCTGGGCATGATGGGCTTGCCAGGGTCAAGAGGACCAATGGGCTCCAAG GGCTACCCGGGATCCAGAGGGGAAAAG GGATCCAGAGGTGAAAGGGGTGACTTGGGTCCCAAAGGAGAAAAG GGTTTCCCAGGATTTCCTGGAATGTTGGGGCAAAAA GGTGAAATGGGTCCAAAGGGTGAACCTGGGATAGCAGGTCACCGAGGACCCACAGGAAGACCAGGGAAACGTGGCAAGCAG GGACAGAAGGGAGATAGTGGAGTTATGGGCCCACCTGGCAAGCCTGGGCCTTCTGGTCAACCTGGCCGTCCAGGCCCCCCGGGGCCTCCAGGCCCCCCATCTGCAG GACAACTTGTAATGGGACCCAAAGGGGAGCGAGGATATCCTGGGCCCCCAGGAAGATGTCTTTGTGGACCCTCTGTGAACGTGAATAACCCTTCCTACGGGGAATCCATGTATGGGCCCAGCTCCTTGCGAGTTCCTGTG ATTTTTGTGGTCAACAACCAGGAGGAACTCGAGAGGCTGAACACTCAGAACGCCATTGCCTTCCGCAGAGACCAGAGATCTCTGTACTTCAAGGACAGCCTTGGCTGGCTTCCCATCCAG CTGACCCCTTTCTACCCTGTGGATTCCACTGTAGACCAGCGTGGCACCTGTGGGGATGGGGTCCTGCAGCCTGGGGAGGAGTGTGACGACGGGAACCAGGACGTGGGTGACGACTGCATCA GTTGTCACCGGGCCTACTGTGGAGATGGTCACCGGCACGAGGGCGTGGAGGACTGTGACGGCTCCGACTTTGGCTACCTGACATGCGAGACCTATCTCCCTGG GTCATATGGAGACCTGCGGTGCACCCAGTACTGTTACATCGACTCCACACCCTGCCGCTACTTCACATGA